From one Lycium ferocissimum isolate CSIRO_LF1 chromosome 5, AGI_CSIRO_Lferr_CH_V1, whole genome shotgun sequence genomic stretch:
- the LOC132056989 gene encoding high mobility group B protein 1 isoform X3: MKGGKGKGALRKETRSALKPVEDRKMGKRKATLKDDKRKVKRDKKAKKDPNKPKRPPSAFFVFLEEFRKTFKKENPNVKAVSAVGKAAGEKWKSMSAAEKAPYEAKAAKRKAEYGKLMNAYNNKQPESSDDEGEGEEEEEEKSKPEVHDEDAEESAQGGMRRER, from the exons ATGAAGGGTGGAAAAGGAAAAGGGGCGTTGAGAAAAGAAACAAGGTCGGCACTGAAGCCTGTTGAGGATCG AAAGATGGGGAAGAGAAAAGCCACGTTGAAGGACGACAAAAGGAAGGTCAAGAGGGATAAAAAGGCCAAAAAGGATCCTAATAAGCCTAAGAGGCCTCCAAGTGCCTTCTTCGTATTCCT TGAGGAATTCAGGAAGACATTTAAAAAGGAGAATCCTAATGTGAAGGCTGTATCAGCT GTTGGGAAAGCTGCAGGAGAAAAGTGGAAATCTATGAGCGCAGCT GAAAAAGCACCATATGAAGCCAAAGCTGCAAAAAGGAAGGCCGAGTATGGCAAGCTCATGAATGCTTACAACAACAAGCAG CCGGAAAGCTCAGATGATGAGGGCGAaggcgaagaagaagaagaagaaaagtcaAAACCTGAGGTACATGATGAAGATGCGGAGGAAAGTGCGCAG GGAGGTATGCGACGGGAGAGATAG
- the LOC132056989 gene encoding high mobility group B protein 1 isoform X2, whose product MKGGKGKGALRKETRSALKPVEDRKMGKRKATLKDDKRKVKRDKKAKKDPNKPKRPPSAFFVFLEEFRKTFKKENPNVKAVSAVGKAAGEKWKSMSAAEKAPYEAKAAKRKAEYGKLMNAYNNKQPESSDDEGEGEEEEEEKSKPEVHDEDAEESAQGEEEDDEEDEDEEDD is encoded by the exons ATGAAGGGTGGAAAAGGAAAAGGGGCGTTGAGAAAAGAAACAAGGTCGGCACTGAAGCCTGTTGAGGATCG AAAGATGGGGAAGAGAAAAGCCACGTTGAAGGACGACAAAAGGAAGGTCAAGAGGGATAAAAAGGCCAAAAAGGATCCTAATAAGCCTAAGAGGCCTCCAAGTGCCTTCTTCGTATTCCT TGAGGAATTCAGGAAGACATTTAAAAAGGAGAATCCTAATGTGAAGGCTGTATCAGCT GTTGGGAAAGCTGCAGGAGAAAAGTGGAAATCTATGAGCGCAGCT GAAAAAGCACCATATGAAGCCAAAGCTGCAAAAAGGAAGGCCGAGTATGGCAAGCTCATGAATGCTTACAACAACAAGCAG CCGGAAAGCTCAGATGATGAGGGCGAaggcgaagaagaagaagaagaaaagtcaAAACCTGAGGTACATGATGAAGATGCGGAGGAAAGTGCGCAG GGCGAAGAGGAGGACGACGAAGAGGATGAAGACGAGGAAGATGATTGA
- the LOC132056989 gene encoding high mobility group B protein 1 isoform X4, whose protein sequence is MKGGKGKGALRKETRSALKPVEDRKMGKRKATLKDDKRKVKRDKKAKKDPNKPKRPPSAFFVFLEEFRKTFKKENPNVKAVSAVGKAAGEKWKSMSAAEKAPYEAKAAKRKAEYGKLMNAYNNKQPESSDDEGEGEEEEEEKSKPEVHDEDAEESAQV, encoded by the exons ATGAAGGGTGGAAAAGGAAAAGGGGCGTTGAGAAAAGAAACAAGGTCGGCACTGAAGCCTGTTGAGGATCG AAAGATGGGGAAGAGAAAAGCCACGTTGAAGGACGACAAAAGGAAGGTCAAGAGGGATAAAAAGGCCAAAAAGGATCCTAATAAGCCTAAGAGGCCTCCAAGTGCCTTCTTCGTATTCCT TGAGGAATTCAGGAAGACATTTAAAAAGGAGAATCCTAATGTGAAGGCTGTATCAGCT GTTGGGAAAGCTGCAGGAGAAAAGTGGAAATCTATGAGCGCAGCT GAAAAAGCACCATATGAAGCCAAAGCTGCAAAAAGGAAGGCCGAGTATGGCAAGCTCATGAATGCTTACAACAACAAGCAG CCGGAAAGCTCAGATGATGAGGGCGAaggcgaagaagaagaagaagaaaagtcaAAACCTGAGGTACATGATGAAGATGCGGAGGAAAGTGCGCAGGTATAA